The genomic segment ACTATTAACTGGGTTGCTGTTAAGGTTGAAACGACGGAAAAAAACTGATTATAATTGTACGCTGGAGTTTCAGGAGTAAAGTTAATAAGCATGAGACTATGGAATGTCATTAAATCTGCATATTGAAAGAGTACATTTAATAATATCGTAATATCGCTATAACCCGTTACAATTTTCGGGTTTTGCCGGATGATCTCATAATCAAGGTAAGGAAGAATTCCGGCTACCCCAACCCCTCCTCTTGTAGGCAGTATCATTTTAACTTGCTCATTTTGAAACATATTCATTAAATCAACTGCTCGCTCTTGGTCGGTGCCTGCAAGAAACCCGTTTTGGGAATATACATGTTCCCCAACTACTACATCAAACCCCATATTTTTTAACATATTGATTCGGGTATTAATAACATTTTCATCTAATGGACTCCCGAGAGTAACAATCCCAATGGTGTCACCTTGTCGTAAAATAGGTGGTTTCAATATCATAAGTTTACCCCCTTTGGTTTGTTCGTATTGTCAAAAGTTTACTTTTTCTCCAACTAATGCATTCTTTGATGTTTTTAACGACGATACTGTCACTTAACAATATAGTCCGTTTTCCCCC from the Pueribacillus theae genome contains:
- a CDS encoding S66 peptidase family protein, which produces MILKPPILRQGDTIGIVTLGSPLDENVINTRINMLKNMGFDVVVGEHVYSQNGFLAGTDQERAVDLMNMFQNEQVKMILPTRGGVGVAGILPYLDYEIIRQNPKIVTGYSDITILLNVLFQYADLMTFHSLMLINFTPETPAYNYNQFFSVVSTLTATQLIV